AAGCGAGGATGCCGCCCCAGACCGAAATTGGACTCCTGGCGCAACACCACCAAATCCCGATCGCCATTGAACCACAGAACGGTGCCTGGAACAGCTACGGGAAGGTCTGGCAGAAGGGGCGCAACGGTGACCGGTGTAGGACGAACGTCGGTAGGCACCCCGCCTAGATAAAGGCTGTTGCCGTTCATGCTCAAATCCGCCGCTTGCTCCCCGGTGATGTCCGTCAGCGGCCAGTAGCCAATCAGCCCAGGAGACAGGGGCGGTATCGCCTGCTGCAAGACGTTGTTGAGTTGCAAAGCGCTGCGGGCGTAGTTCCACAGCCGTACCTCGTAGATGATGCCGCTGAAGTAGTTGCCGCTGAAGTCACCGCCAATAGACAGATCATTCCCCTGCAGTTGCAGGCTATTCGCTGGGATGCCTTGGCGATGGTCTAAGCGGCCATTCAGGTAAATGTGCAGAGCATTGGCATCTACCGTCACAGCCACATGGGTAAAGCGCTCAAGGGCGATCGCACTCCGACTCCTCACCTCTCCAGCCCTCAGAGCCGGACTGCGGAAGACCAGTTGATTCTGCTGGTTTATCCCCAACCAAAGGTGAGATGAGCGATCGCTGGCATCACCCAGATGAACAATGGTGTGTTGCCCAACAGCATCAATATAAATCCAGGCTTCTAACGTAAATTGCCTGGACGTCAAGCCCGTCAAACCCCGCCGGGCCAGGACATGATCGATCCCGTTGAATCGATAACCGTTGTTGCCAAGCCGCTGCGGCAGGGGAGACAACACTAAGTCCTGGCTCATCCAGCGGGGCTGAGTCACGAGGTAGGCACCGCCAGGGAGCCCGTGCTGCGCATAGGGTGTGTGATCCAGTAGCTCGATGCCATGGCTTTCCGTCAGAGGCCAGTAGGCCACCAGATCTGGCTCAAAGCCGCTGAAGCGACGGTAGCGGTTGTCGGCAATAGCCTCAGGCGATCGCACCCCTGCCCACACCCGCACCTCTTTGATGAAGCCAGCAAAGGTCATGTCACTCAGATTGCGGCCAATATTCACATCTAGGTTACCTGCCGGTACCTGCACCGCCGCCGATAGCCGATCGGTCTGATCTAGCTCGCCATTGAGGTAAATGCTGACCGTAGACTGGTTTCGGTCAGTCTGCACCGTCACAGCCACATGGGTAAACTCTCCCACCGGCAACGGCTGCACACCCATCACCGGGTCTGCATCTTCAGCAGCCGATCCATAGAAGGCCACCCGCCCATCCGCCGTCAAGCAGAGCAGAAAATGAAGATCTAAATTATCCTCCTGACCCCGACTGAGGATGGGATTTGCCTGATGGCGGGAGGGATTCACCCAGGCCTCTAGGGTGAAGGTGTCCTGCAAGGTCGCTAGTCCCACAGGGGTATCGTCGTCTCCATCTGCCTCCGTAGGGGCAGGAACCTGCACAAAATCATTCA
The window above is part of the Candidatus Obscuribacterales bacterium genome. Proteins encoded here:
- a CDS encoding LamG domain-containing protein, which translates into the protein DDLPRLAEVYGFQTITEALSALASVDVFLERTGLSRQDLSDLLFQDLDRFEVNAGLSRLFFINAVEDSLGYVQIEMGDGNPDDPTQPPTETLLNLSAAKLDRIYRFLKLARRLGWSFADLDWTLRSLTAPYRPESVLWFDGLNDFVQVPAPTEADGDDDTPVGLATLQDTFTLEAWVNPSRHQANPILSRGQEDNLDLHFLLCLTADGRVAFYGSAAEDADPVMGVQPLPVGEFTHVAVTVQTDRNQSTVSIYLNGELDQTDRLSAAVQVPAGNLDVNIGRNLSDMTFAGFIKEVRVWAGVRSPEAIADNRYRRFSGFEPDLVAYWPLTESHGIELLDHTPYAQHGLPGGAYLVTQPRWMSQDLVLSPLPQRLGNNGYRFNGIDHVLARRGLTGLTSRQFTLEAWIYIDAVGQHTIVHLGDASDRSSHLWLGINQQNQLVFRSPALRAGEVRSRSAIALERFTHVAVTVDANALHIYLNGRLDHRQGIPANSLQLQGNDLSIGGDFSGNYFSGIIYEVRLWNYARSALQLNNVLQQAIPPLSPGLIGYWPLTDITGEQAADLSMNGNSLYLGGVPTDVRPTPVTVAPLLPDLPVAVPGTVLWFNGDRDLVVLRQESNFGLGRHPRFTLEFWFKPSRFGQPVNGIQLLFSQGDGEAGLAIYLDQQRLMAIAWCANYELTEVQETVLASAPDTVTDEQWHHVALVHDETQNLDYIEFRGFLNGTALAELSSTHANPSLSAGQRGYRLSPVGPAYLGYLDDTSISRIQGDYLRVADDRLHSFSGQMADLRLWNQAKTAAAIESDRYHDPRLVGAGLMAYLPLDEGHDVTVTDRVNGYTGQLRGETAVFMATPSLDPELENRYTHYQPSGVDVLS